Proteins encoded by one window of Lates calcarifer isolate ASB-BC8 linkage group LG5, TLL_Latcal_v3, whole genome shotgun sequence:
- the tnrc6c2 gene encoding trinucleotide repeat-containing gene 6C protein isoform X2 has protein sequence MEEKKKKKQEEKTKKDVAQKKAADQKPKVPEPAPTKPSPGPPHHLHPASPTLPLSSSSSSSSSSSGNGKRASSSSQLPTQTPPQQQCQLSSASARYPPREVPPRFRQQEHKQLLKRGQPLPAGALSALTLSSSSSSSSSSYSSSSTSTSSTTPNSATSTAGKRHPDISLQSGPCAQYETSHWGVSLPVDSSSSANSWDKVIIDGSDTEAWPSISRSSDPSHPAAPECPLGSASSNPDTSAVTTTSSSSFLSMATGAAGQQAHYSSLKANNNMMTGPGSANTLAGNRGWGSDGKQDGINGGRVGGPNNWGSPNFNLNLNPNANPSAWPVLGHEGGGGGGIGPNGVSNSSSLPPGINGNGNMGNGKLGGADNGGGGWVGMISANENDQQHPSTNTSLSFNMEPANLNTDGPNHTKQQQQAQEPMSPIHGLTGWGGQSPTESSQLNGDTTGSSVWGGGETKAADSPKDSGWDSTPSGGLSAWGRQGSGGGSSGSGGWGDWGKSSGGGDGPKGWDSVDAGSSGSGQEQQLSSWGQQPETAPASEGSGDSSEGRSHCRDRSSSMEFAPLLPRQDLDPRVLSNSGWGQTPIRQHTVWEMEEASSDDGKSSSSSDTIGGSSSNGGPSSTNGGTINPNIGSNQRPGSGGKSDSEGSSSSSWGAPPPQPIQTGSGWGDPQQSLSKAPNGTTSGWGDPLPTNGPKGGGTPSWGSEDKSPSWDDGLTKSQPTSWGEGPKSAHGWGNSNGGSNGSSTGDWGEAEVKNNGSSSSMWEGEGGNAGSGGWKESPRGGNRGGGWGKPTPAVNNSSWGETSRANGPVQGGWGSSKPQESSSSSTGSGGGGSIGSWGGPGSVKQSSSGWGNVSKQDQGMEPTGWEEPSPPSIRRKMEIDDGTSTWGDPSAYNKTVNMWDRNNPSSNPGNSGPPPSKNGGMIIPNNNNNNHSVGPGNNNHHHAHHMHHHPHHGQPPTHLQHHGNNNGSPNNAATHPGAGPQGRPPLANPGWGELPSVQPKSEPAWGEPAAPTSTVDNGTSAWGKPPGGVGGWGDGSHEPSGPYGRANGPPGSAPCKPGPKPMQDSWGSGGEEIGMSTGQWDTEDGDMWNSPTSQESSSSCNSWGNGPKKGPSKGKMGHKPDEAWVMNRLIKQLTDMGFPRDPAEEALKSNNMNLDQAMSALLEKKTDLDKRGMGMSDYSNGMNKPLVCRPSALSKDPSDRTTFLDKDGVLSDDAPPSPFLPSPSLKLPLANSSLPGQGLGQGNPGLTMQNLNNRQIPSGMFGSSGAAQTRAMQQQPPQPPVPPLSSSQPSLRAQVPQFLSPQVQAQLLQFAAKNIGLNPALLTSPINPQQMTLLYQLQQLQMAYQRLQIQQQMMQAQRNVSGPIRQQEQQVARTITNMQQQIQQHQRQLYQALLMKQQQLPSHSSSSSSAGLHPPGGPAGGPGSGKSTLDPFTGPHQAPGLADTLHTKEPPSSPNAYSTYPLSGLNPNMNVNCMEVGGLSLKEPPQPQSRLSQWTHSNSMDSGNSSNMENNLNKHGAISAASTLGPPGKPPQLEDSYSPYNLISSSESPTTPLVPPDSWGQGKSPNEKISNGTNINWPPEFCPGVPWKGLQNIDPENDPNMTPGSVPSGPTINTNIHDVNRYLLRDRNGGKLSDMKSTWSPGPISQSQASLSHELWKVPQGPRSTTAPSRPPPGLTNTKPSSTWGGNSLGLAQGWSGSYSSEGTTWSTDSSTRTSSWLVLRNLTPQIDGSTLRTLCMQHGPLITFHLNLTQGNAVVRYSSKDEAAKAQKSLHMCVLGNTTILAEFAGEEEVNRFFAQGQSLGANTTSWQANPGTNQNRMGGAAQSHSIGQWSSSGGGGKASGGDLLWGGVPQYSSLWGPPSGEDARVIGSPTPINTLLPGDLLSGESM, from the exons TGCCAGAGCCTGCTCCCACTAAGCCCAGTCCCGGCCcaccccaccacctccaccctgcCAGCCCCACGctgcccctctcctcctcctcctcttcctcctcctcttcttctggcAATGGCAAGCGCGCCTCCTCCAGTAGCCAGCTCCCGACTCAGACTCCCCCTCAGCAGCAGTGCCAGTTGTCCTCTGCCAGTGCTCGCTACCCGCCCAGAGAGGTGCCCCCACGCTTCCGCCAGCAGGAGCACAAGCAGCTACTGAAGAGAGGCCAGCCACTGCCTGCAGGAGCCCTGAGCgctctcaccctctcctcctcctcctcttcctcctcctcgtcttactcttcttcttctacgAGTACCAGCAGCACTACCCCAAACTCTGCCACGTCCACTGCGGGCAAACGCCACCCAG ACATATCCCTCCAGAGTGGCCCTTGTGCCCAGTATGAGACCTCTCATTGGGGAGTTTCTTTGCCAGTTGACAGCTCCTCCAGTGCCAACAGCTGGGACAAAGTGATTATTGACGGAAGTGACACAGAAGCTTGGCCCTCCATCAGCCGCAGTAGTGACCCCAGCCACCCTGCAGCACCAGAATGCCCCTTGGGTTCAGCTAGCTCTAACCCGGACACCAGTGCTGTCACTACcaccagtagtagtagttttcTGAGTATGGCCACAGGTGCCGCAGGCCAACAGGCCCACTACTCCTCTCTCAAAGCTAACAATAACATGATGACGGGACCTGGGTCAGCCAATACACTAGCTGGTAATAGAGGCTGGGGCTCAGATGGAAAACAAGATGGTATAAATGGTGGTCGAGTAGGAGGGCCCAATAACTGGGGCTCTCCCAATTTTAACTTGAACCTCAATCCCAATGCCAACCCATCAGCCTGGCCTGTTCTTGGCCATgaaggtggtggaggtggtggtatTGGCCCAAATGGGGTGTCCAACTCCTCATCTCTCCCACCAGGTATTAATGGCAATGGAAACATGGGAAATGGGAAGCTAGGAGGTGCAGATAATGGTGGAGGAGGTTGGGTTGGCATGATAAGTGCTAACGAAAATGATCAACAACACCCTTCAACCAACACAAGCTTGTCCTTCAATATGGAACCTGCTAACCTTAACACTGATGGACCAAACCACACTAAGCAACAGCAGCAAGCTCAGGAGCCTATGAGCCCTATCCATGGGTTAACTGGCTGGGGAGGCCAATCACCCACTGAATCATCCCAGCTCAATGGGGACACAACAGGCAGCTCTGTATGGGGTGGTGGGGAAACAAAGGCAGCTGACTCCCCCAAGGACTCAGGCTGGGACTCAACTCCTTCTGGAGGCCTTTCTGCTTGGGGCCGCCAAGGCAGTGGTGGAGGGAGTAGTGGAAGTGGTGGCTGGGGTGACTGGGGAAAATCCTCTGGGGGTGGAGATGGACCTAAAGGCTGGGACTCAGTAGATGCTGGTAGTTCTGGTTCAGGCCAAGAACAGCAACTTAGCTCATGGGGCCAGCAGCCTGAAACAGCCCCAGCAAGTGAGGGCAGTGGGGACAGCAGTGAGGGTCGATCCCATTGCAGAGACAGGTCCTCCAGCATGGAATTTGCTCCTCTGCTACCCCGCCAGGACCTGGACCCTAGGGTGCTGAGCAACTCTGGTTGGGGACAGACCCCGATTCGACAGCACACTGTATGGGAGATGGAAGAAGCCAGCTCTGATGATgggaagagcagcagcagctcagacaccATAGGGGGCTCCAGCTCTAATGGTGGACCCTCATCCACCAATGGAGGTACCATCAACCCTAACATTGGCTCCAATCAGAGACCTGGGTCTGGAggaaaaagtgacagtgaaggATCATCATCCTCAAGCTGGGGAGCCCCTCCACCTCAGCCAATCCAGACTGGATCAGGGTGGGGAGATCCCCAACAGTCACTCAGCAAAGCCCCGAATGGCACTACCAGTGGCTGGGGAGACCCTTTGCCTACCAATGGTCCTAAAGGTGGGGGCACACCATCCTGGGGTTCTGAGGACAAGTCACCCAGCTGGGATGATGGCCTAACAAAAAGTCAGCCCACTAGCTGGGGAGAAGGCCCCAAAAGCGCCCATGGCTGGGGCAACAGCAATGGGGGCTCCAATGGCTCCAGCACAGGAGACTGGGGAGAAGCAGAGGTCAAGAACAATGGGTCCTCCAGCAGCATGtgggaaggagaaggagggaatGCAGGAAGTGGTGGATGGAAGGAAAGCCCCAGAGGTGGAAAtagaggaggaggctggggtAAGCCTACCCCTGCTGTGAATAATAGCAGCTGGGGGGAGACCTCACGTGCCAATGGCCCAGTGCAGGGAGGCTGGGGCTCTTCCAAGCCCcaagaaagcagcagcagcagcactggcaGTGGAGGAGGCGGCAGTATTGGTTCCTGGGGTGGTCCTGGTTCTGTGAAACAGAGCAGCTCTGGCTGGGGCAATGTCAGCAAACAGGACCAGGGCATGGAGCCCACGGGCTGGGAAGagccctcccctccctccatccgtAGGAAAATGGAGATTGATGATGGAACATCTACATGGGGTGATCCCAGCGCCTACAACAAGACTGTCAACATGTGGGATCGCAACAATCCCAGTAGTAACCCAGGCAATAGCGGCCCACCTCCCAGTAAGAATGGTGGAATGATTAtacccaacaacaacaacaacaatcactCTGTCGGCCCTGGGAACAACAATCACCATCATGCTCACCACATGCACCACCATCCCCATCATGGCCAGCCCCCAACACACCTGCAACACCATGGAAACAACAATGGGTCACCCAACAATGCTGCCACACATCCAGGTGCTGGTCCTCAGGGTAGACCCCCCCTCGCCAACCCAg GTTGGGGAGAGCTTCCCAGTGTTCAGCCCAAGTCGGAGCCTGCTTGGGGAGAGCCAGCAGCTCCAACATCAACTGTGGACAATGGCACCTCTGCCTGGGGCAAACCCCCAGGGGGAGTAGGAGGGTGGGGAGATGGCAGCCACGAGCCCTCTGGACCCTATGGCAGGGCCAACGGACCCCCAGGTTCTGCACCCTGCAAGCCAG GCCCCAAACCTATGCAAGATAGCTGgggaagtggaggagaggagattggCATGTCCACTGGCCAGTGGGACACAGAGGATGGGGACATGTGGAACAGCCCCACCTCCCAGGAGAGCAGCTCCTCGTGCAACTCTTGGGGCAATGGACCCAAGAAAGGCCCAAGCAAG GGGAAGATGGGCCACAAGCCAGATGAGGCCTGGGTCATGAACCGTCTCATCAAACAGCTCACTGACATGGGCTTTCCG AGAGACCCTGCTGAGGAGGCTCTGAAGAGCAACAACATGAACCTTGACCAGGCCATGA GCGCCCTGTTGGAGAAGAAGACGGACCTGGACAAGCGGGGCATGGGCATGTCTGACTACAGCAACGGCATGAACAAGCCCCTGGTGTGTCGGCCCTCTGCACTCTCCAAAGACCCCTCTGATCGCACCACCTTTCTtgacaag GATGGTGTTCTGTCAGATGACGCCCCCCCATCACCGTTTCTGCCTTCCCCCAGCCTGAAGCTCCCCCTGGCCAACAGTAGCCTTCCTGGGCAGGGTCTGGGACAGGGCAACCCGGGGCTGACCATGCAAAACTTGAACAACAGACAG ATACCCAGTGGAATGTTTGGCAGTAGTGGAGCAGCACAAACCCGGGccatgcagcagcagcctcctcaGCCACCTGTGCCACCTCTCAGCTCCTCCCAGCCTAGTCTACGTGCTCAAGTGCCTCAGTTTCTCTCCCCTCAG GTCCAAGCACAGCTCTTGCAGTTTGCAGCAAAAAACATAGGTCTGAACCCTGCACTTTTAACCTCACCAATAAACCCTCAACAAATGACCCTGTTGTACCAACTTCAGCAACTGCAAATG GCATACCAGCGTTTACAAATCCAGCAGCAGATGATGCAGGCGCAGCGCAATGTTTCCGGGCCCATTAGACAACAAGAGCAGCAA gTTGCACGTACAATCACCaacatgcagcagcagatccAGCAGCACCAGCGTCAGCTGTACCAGGCGCTGCTGATGAAGCAGCAGCAACTTCCCTctcattcctcctcttcctcctccgctGGTCTGCATCCCCCTGGTGGCCCTGCCGGAGGCCCTGGCTCTGGCAAATCAACCCTGGACCCCTTCACAGGCCCACACCAGGCTCCGGGCCTCGCCGACACACTGCACACCAAAGAGCCGCCGTCTTCGCCCAATGCCTACAGCACGTACCCTCTCT CTGGACTGAATCCaaacatgaatgtaaactgCATGGAGGTTGGGGGTCTGTCCTTGAAGGAGCCCCCTCAGCCCCAATCCCGCCTGTCCCAGTGGACACACTCCAACTCCATGGATTCTGGCAACTCCTCAAACATGGAGAACAACCTCAATAAGCACG GTGCCATATCTGCTGCCTCTACCCTGGGACCCCCTGGGAAGCCCCCCCAGCTGGAGGACTCATATAGCCCTTACAATCTTATATCTAGCTCTGAGTCGCCCACCACCCCCCTGGTGCCACCTGACAGCTGGGGCCAAGGCAAGAGCCCCAACGAAAAGATCTCTAACGGGACCAACATTAACTGGCCCCCAG AGTTCTGCCCAGGTGTGCCATGGAAGGGCCTTCAGAACATTGACCCCGAGAATGACCCCAACATGACCCCTGGCAGTGTTCCCAGCGGTCCCACCATCAACACCAACATCCATGATGTCAACCGATACCTGCTGCGGGACAGGAATGGAG GTAAACTGTCTGACATGAAGTCCACCTGGTCCCCAGGGCCCATCTCCCAGAGCCAAGCCTCTCTCTCCCACGAGCTGTGGAAAGTCCCACAGGGGCCGCGCAGCACCACAGCTCCTTCTCGACCCCCACCAGGTCTCACCAACACCAAGCCCTCCTCCACATGGGGTGGCAACTCGCTGGGCCTGGCCCAAGGCTGGAGCGGCTCCTACTCCTCTG AGGGAACCACTTGGAGTACTGACAGCTCCACCAGGACTAGCAGCTGGCTGGTGCTGAGGAATCTCACTCCACAA ATTGATGGTTCAACTTTGCGAACCCTGTGCATGCAGCACGGCCCCCTGATCACATTCCACCTCAACCTGACCCAGGGGAACGCTGTGGTGCGCTACAGCTCCAAGGATGAGGCCGCCAAGGCCCAGAAGTCTCTGCACAT GTGTGTGCTTGGAAACACCACCATCCTGGCAGAGTTTGccggagaggaggaggtgaaccGCTTCTTTGCACAAGGTCAGTCACTAGGGGCAAACACCACTAGCTGGCAGGCCAACCCGGGAACCAATCAAAACCGGATGGGCGGGGCAGCGCAGTCCCACTCAATTGGCCAgtggagcagcagtggtggtggaggcAAGGCCAGCGGAGGTGACCTGCTCTGGGGCGGGGTACCCCAATACTCCAGCCTGTGGGGACCGCCGAGCGGAGAGGACGCCCGCGTGATCGGGAGCCCCACCCCCATCAACACCCTGCTGCCTGGAGATCTGCTGAGTGGGGAATCCATGTAG
- the tnrc6c2 gene encoding trinucleotide repeat-containing gene 6C protein isoform X4: protein MEEKKKKKQEEKTKKDVAQKKAADQKPKDISLQSGPCAQYETSHWGVSLPVDSSSSANSWDKVIIDGSDTEAWPSISRSSDPSHPAAPECPLGSASSNPDTSAVTTTSSSSFLSMATGAAGQQAHYSSLKANNNMMTGPGSANTLAGNRGWGSDGKQDGINGGRVGGPNNWGSPNFNLNLNPNANPSAWPVLGHEGGGGGGIGPNGVSNSSSLPPGINGNGNMGNGKLGGADNGGGGWVGMISANENDQQHPSTNTSLSFNMEPANLNTDGPNHTKQQQQAQEPMSPIHGLTGWGGQSPTESSQLNGDTTGSSVWGGGETKAADSPKDSGWDSTPSGGLSAWGRQGSGGGSSGSGGWGDWGKSSGGGDGPKGWDSVDAGSSGSGQEQQLSSWGQQPETAPASEGSGDSSEGRSHCRDRSSSMEFAPLLPRQDLDPRVLSNSGWGQTPIRQHTVWEMEEASSDDGKSSSSSDTIGGSSSNGGPSSTNGGTINPNIGSNQRPGSGGKSDSEGSSSSSWGAPPPQPIQTGSGWGDPQQSLSKAPNGTTSGWGDPLPTNGPKGGGTPSWGSEDKSPSWDDGLTKSQPTSWGEGPKSAHGWGNSNGGSNGSSTGDWGEAEVKNNGSSSSMWEGEGGNAGSGGWKESPRGGNRGGGWGKPTPAVNNSSWGETSRANGPVQGGWGSSKPQESSSSSTGSGGGGSIGSWGGPGSVKQSSSGWGNVSKQDQGMEPTGWEEPSPPSIRRKMEIDDGTSTWGDPSAYNKTVNMWDRNNPSSNPGNSGPPPSKNGGMIIPNNNNNNHSVGPGNNNHHHAHHMHHHPHHGQPPTHLQHHGNNNGSPNNAATHPGAGPQGRPPLANPGWGELPSVQPKSEPAWGEPAAPTSTVDNGTSAWGKPPGGVGGWGDGSHEPSGPYGRANGPPGSAPCKPGPKPMQDSWGSGGEEIGMSTGQWDTEDGDMWNSPTSQESSSSCNSWGNGPKKGPSKGKMGHKPDEAWVMNRLIKQLTDMGFPRDPAEEALKSNNMNLDQAMSALLEKKTDLDKRGMGMSDYSNGMNKPLVCRPSALSKDPSDRTTFLDKDGVLSDDAPPSPFLPSPSLKLPLANSSLPGQGLGQGNPGLTMQNLNNRQIPSGMFGSSGAAQTRAMQQQPPQPPVPPLSSSQPSLRAQVPQFLSPQVQAQLLQFAAKNIGLNPALLTSPINPQQMTLLYQLQQLQMAYQRLQIQQQMMQAQRNVSGPIRQQEQQVARTITNMQQQIQQHQRQLYQALLMKQQQLPSHSSSSSSAGLHPPGGPAGGPGSGKSTLDPFTGPHQAPGLADTLHTKEPPSSPNAYSTYPLSGLNPNMNVNCMEVGGLSLKEPPQPQSRLSQWTHSNSMDSGNSSNMENNLNKHGAISAASTLGPPGKPPQLEDSYSPYNLISSSESPTTPLVPPDSWGQGKSPNEKISNGTNINWPPEFCPGVPWKGLQNIDPENDPNMTPGSVPSGPTINTNIHDVNRYLLRDRNGGKLSDMKSTWSPGPISQSQASLSHELWKVPQGPRSTTAPSRPPPGLTNTKPSSTWGGNSLGLAQGWSGSYSSEGTTWSTDSSTRTSSWLVLRNLTPQIDGSTLRTLCMQHGPLITFHLNLTQGNAVVRYSSKDEAAKAQKSLHMCVLGNTTILAEFAGEEEVNRFFAQGQSLGANTTSWQANPGTNQNRMGGAAQSHSIGQWSSSGGGGKASGGDLLWGGVPQYSSLWGPPSGEDARVIGSPTPINTLLPGDLLSGESM, encoded by the exons ACATATCCCTCCAGAGTGGCCCTTGTGCCCAGTATGAGACCTCTCATTGGGGAGTTTCTTTGCCAGTTGACAGCTCCTCCAGTGCCAACAGCTGGGACAAAGTGATTATTGACGGAAGTGACACAGAAGCTTGGCCCTCCATCAGCCGCAGTAGTGACCCCAGCCACCCTGCAGCACCAGAATGCCCCTTGGGTTCAGCTAGCTCTAACCCGGACACCAGTGCTGTCACTACcaccagtagtagtagttttcTGAGTATGGCCACAGGTGCCGCAGGCCAACAGGCCCACTACTCCTCTCTCAAAGCTAACAATAACATGATGACGGGACCTGGGTCAGCCAATACACTAGCTGGTAATAGAGGCTGGGGCTCAGATGGAAAACAAGATGGTATAAATGGTGGTCGAGTAGGAGGGCCCAATAACTGGGGCTCTCCCAATTTTAACTTGAACCTCAATCCCAATGCCAACCCATCAGCCTGGCCTGTTCTTGGCCATgaaggtggtggaggtggtggtatTGGCCCAAATGGGGTGTCCAACTCCTCATCTCTCCCACCAGGTATTAATGGCAATGGAAACATGGGAAATGGGAAGCTAGGAGGTGCAGATAATGGTGGAGGAGGTTGGGTTGGCATGATAAGTGCTAACGAAAATGATCAACAACACCCTTCAACCAACACAAGCTTGTCCTTCAATATGGAACCTGCTAACCTTAACACTGATGGACCAAACCACACTAAGCAACAGCAGCAAGCTCAGGAGCCTATGAGCCCTATCCATGGGTTAACTGGCTGGGGAGGCCAATCACCCACTGAATCATCCCAGCTCAATGGGGACACAACAGGCAGCTCTGTATGGGGTGGTGGGGAAACAAAGGCAGCTGACTCCCCCAAGGACTCAGGCTGGGACTCAACTCCTTCTGGAGGCCTTTCTGCTTGGGGCCGCCAAGGCAGTGGTGGAGGGAGTAGTGGAAGTGGTGGCTGGGGTGACTGGGGAAAATCCTCTGGGGGTGGAGATGGACCTAAAGGCTGGGACTCAGTAGATGCTGGTAGTTCTGGTTCAGGCCAAGAACAGCAACTTAGCTCATGGGGCCAGCAGCCTGAAACAGCCCCAGCAAGTGAGGGCAGTGGGGACAGCAGTGAGGGTCGATCCCATTGCAGAGACAGGTCCTCCAGCATGGAATTTGCTCCTCTGCTACCCCGCCAGGACCTGGACCCTAGGGTGCTGAGCAACTCTGGTTGGGGACAGACCCCGATTCGACAGCACACTGTATGGGAGATGGAAGAAGCCAGCTCTGATGATgggaagagcagcagcagctcagacaccATAGGGGGCTCCAGCTCTAATGGTGGACCCTCATCCACCAATGGAGGTACCATCAACCCTAACATTGGCTCCAATCAGAGACCTGGGTCTGGAggaaaaagtgacagtgaaggATCATCATCCTCAAGCTGGGGAGCCCCTCCACCTCAGCCAATCCAGACTGGATCAGGGTGGGGAGATCCCCAACAGTCACTCAGCAAAGCCCCGAATGGCACTACCAGTGGCTGGGGAGACCCTTTGCCTACCAATGGTCCTAAAGGTGGGGGCACACCATCCTGGGGTTCTGAGGACAAGTCACCCAGCTGGGATGATGGCCTAACAAAAAGTCAGCCCACTAGCTGGGGAGAAGGCCCCAAAAGCGCCCATGGCTGGGGCAACAGCAATGGGGGCTCCAATGGCTCCAGCACAGGAGACTGGGGAGAAGCAGAGGTCAAGAACAATGGGTCCTCCAGCAGCATGtgggaaggagaaggagggaatGCAGGAAGTGGTGGATGGAAGGAAAGCCCCAGAGGTGGAAAtagaggaggaggctggggtAAGCCTACCCCTGCTGTGAATAATAGCAGCTGGGGGGAGACCTCACGTGCCAATGGCCCAGTGCAGGGAGGCTGGGGCTCTTCCAAGCCCcaagaaagcagcagcagcagcactggcaGTGGAGGAGGCGGCAGTATTGGTTCCTGGGGTGGTCCTGGTTCTGTGAAACAGAGCAGCTCTGGCTGGGGCAATGTCAGCAAACAGGACCAGGGCATGGAGCCCACGGGCTGGGAAGagccctcccctccctccatccgtAGGAAAATGGAGATTGATGATGGAACATCTACATGGGGTGATCCCAGCGCCTACAACAAGACTGTCAACATGTGGGATCGCAACAATCCCAGTAGTAACCCAGGCAATAGCGGCCCACCTCCCAGTAAGAATGGTGGAATGATTAtacccaacaacaacaacaacaatcactCTGTCGGCCCTGGGAACAACAATCACCATCATGCTCACCACATGCACCACCATCCCCATCATGGCCAGCCCCCAACACACCTGCAACACCATGGAAACAACAATGGGTCACCCAACAATGCTGCCACACATCCAGGTGCTGGTCCTCAGGGTAGACCCCCCCTCGCCAACCCAg GTTGGGGAGAGCTTCCCAGTGTTCAGCCCAAGTCGGAGCCTGCTTGGGGAGAGCCAGCAGCTCCAACATCAACTGTGGACAATGGCACCTCTGCCTGGGGCAAACCCCCAGGGGGAGTAGGAGGGTGGGGAGATGGCAGCCACGAGCCCTCTGGACCCTATGGCAGGGCCAACGGACCCCCAGGTTCTGCACCCTGCAAGCCAG GCCCCAAACCTATGCAAGATAGCTGgggaagtggaggagaggagattggCATGTCCACTGGCCAGTGGGACACAGAGGATGGGGACATGTGGAACAGCCCCACCTCCCAGGAGAGCAGCTCCTCGTGCAACTCTTGGGGCAATGGACCCAAGAAAGGCCCAAGCAAG GGGAAGATGGGCCACAAGCCAGATGAGGCCTGGGTCATGAACCGTCTCATCAAACAGCTCACTGACATGGGCTTTCCG AGAGACCCTGCTGAGGAGGCTCTGAAGAGCAACAACATGAACCTTGACCAGGCCATGA GCGCCCTGTTGGAGAAGAAGACGGACCTGGACAAGCGGGGCATGGGCATGTCTGACTACAGCAACGGCATGAACAAGCCCCTGGTGTGTCGGCCCTCTGCACTCTCCAAAGACCCCTCTGATCGCACCACCTTTCTtgacaag GATGGTGTTCTGTCAGATGACGCCCCCCCATCACCGTTTCTGCCTTCCCCCAGCCTGAAGCTCCCCCTGGCCAACAGTAGCCTTCCTGGGCAGGGTCTGGGACAGGGCAACCCGGGGCTGACCATGCAAAACTTGAACAACAGACAG ATACCCAGTGGAATGTTTGGCAGTAGTGGAGCAGCACAAACCCGGGccatgcagcagcagcctcctcaGCCACCTGTGCCACCTCTCAGCTCCTCCCAGCCTAGTCTACGTGCTCAAGTGCCTCAGTTTCTCTCCCCTCAG GTCCAAGCACAGCTCTTGCAGTTTGCAGCAAAAAACATAGGTCTGAACCCTGCACTTTTAACCTCACCAATAAACCCTCAACAAATGACCCTGTTGTACCAACTTCAGCAACTGCAAATG GCATACCAGCGTTTACAAATCCAGCAGCAGATGATGCAGGCGCAGCGCAATGTTTCCGGGCCCATTAGACAACAAGAGCAGCAA gTTGCACGTACAATCACCaacatgcagcagcagatccAGCAGCACCAGCGTCAGCTGTACCAGGCGCTGCTGATGAAGCAGCAGCAACTTCCCTctcattcctcctcttcctcctccgctGGTCTGCATCCCCCTGGTGGCCCTGCCGGAGGCCCTGGCTCTGGCAAATCAACCCTGGACCCCTTCACAGGCCCACACCAGGCTCCGGGCCTCGCCGACACACTGCACACCAAAGAGCCGCCGTCTTCGCCCAATGCCTACAGCACGTACCCTCTCT CTGGACTGAATCCaaacatgaatgtaaactgCATGGAGGTTGGGGGTCTGTCCTTGAAGGAGCCCCCTCAGCCCCAATCCCGCCTGTCCCAGTGGACACACTCCAACTCCATGGATTCTGGCAACTCCTCAAACATGGAGAACAACCTCAATAAGCACG GTGCCATATCTGCTGCCTCTACCCTGGGACCCCCTGGGAAGCCCCCCCAGCTGGAGGACTCATATAGCCCTTACAATCTTATATCTAGCTCTGAGTCGCCCACCACCCCCCTGGTGCCACCTGACAGCTGGGGCCAAGGCAAGAGCCCCAACGAAAAGATCTCTAACGGGACCAACATTAACTGGCCCCCAG AGTTCTGCCCAGGTGTGCCATGGAAGGGCCTTCAGAACATTGACCCCGAGAATGACCCCAACATGACCCCTGGCAGTGTTCCCAGCGGTCCCACCATCAACACCAACATCCATGATGTCAACCGATACCTGCTGCGGGACAGGAATGGAG GTAAACTGTCTGACATGAAGTCCACCTGGTCCCCAGGGCCCATCTCCCAGAGCCAAGCCTCTCTCTCCCACGAGCTGTGGAAAGTCCCACAGGGGCCGCGCAGCACCACAGCTCCTTCTCGACCCCCACCAGGTCTCACCAACACCAAGCCCTCCTCCACATGGGGTGGCAACTCGCTGGGCCTGGCCCAAGGCTGGAGCGGCTCCTACTCCTCTG AGGGAACCACTTGGAGTACTGACAGCTCCACCAGGACTAGCAGCTGGCTGGTGCTGAGGAATCTCACTCCACAA ATTGATGGTTCAACTTTGCGAACCCTGTGCATGCAGCACGGCCCCCTGATCACATTCCACCTCAACCTGACCCAGGGGAACGCTGTGGTGCGCTACAGCTCCAAGGATGAGGCCGCCAAGGCCCAGAAGTCTCTGCACAT GTGTGTGCTTGGAAACACCACCATCCTGGCAGAGTTTGccggagaggaggaggtgaaccGCTTCTTTGCACAAGGTCAGTCACTAGGGGCAAACACCACTAGCTGGCAGGCCAACCCGGGAACCAATCAAAACCGGATGGGCGGGGCAGCGCAGTCCCACTCAATTGGCCAgtggagcagcagtggtggtggaggcAAGGCCAGCGGAGGTGACCTGCTCTGGGGCGGGGTACCCCAATACTCCAGCCTGTGGGGACCGCCGAGCGGAGAGGACGCCCGCGTGATCGGGAGCCCCACCCCCATCAACACCCTGCTGCCTGGAGATCTGCTGAGTGGGGAATCCATGTAG